A genome region from Thermomicrobiales bacterium includes the following:
- a CDS encoding RNA polymerase sigma factor yields the protein TQDTFEKAYKALPSTRPDLAFKSWLYRIATNTAISNGRRKRIIKWIPFAPGNDPASDEEIEGSVTRKHDVEKTLAKLPPHYSAALLLRHYQGLSLIETAEALGITETACKLRLFRARKAFAAAYGGPSAGDPEVRLAMENPQ from the coding sequence ACCCAGGACACCTTCGAAAAGGCGTATAAGGCGCTGCCGTCCACGCGGCCCGACTTGGCGTTCAAGTCCTGGCTCTATCGCATCGCGACGAACACCGCCATTTCAAATGGACGGCGCAAACGGATCATCAAGTGGATCCCGTTTGCGCCGGGCAACGATCCCGCCAGCGATGAGGAGATCGAGGGATCGGTCACGCGCAAGCATGACGTCGAGAAAACGCTGGCCAAGCTGCCACCGCACTACAGCGCAGCGTTGCTGCTGCGCCACTACCAGGGGCTCTCCCTGATCGAAACCGCCGAGGCGCTCGGTATCACCGAAACCGCCTGCAAACTACGACTGTTCCGCGCGCGCAAGGCGTTTGCCGCTGCCTACGGCGGCCCGTCGGCTGGCGATCCGGAAGTTCGGCTCGCCATGGAGAACCCGCAATGA